One stretch of Niallia sp. XMNu-256 DNA includes these proteins:
- a CDS encoding DEAD/DEAH box helicase, translating into MTENQKVIKDLKPFIGQIWEKAGFSTPTTIQSYAIPAIVENKDVIAQSPTGTGKTLAYLLPALNKIDPEQKSVQAVILASSQELVMQILNELQKWSEGSGIRGASFIGGANVKRQLEKLKKHPHIAVGTPGRILELIKQKKLKMHEVKTVVLDEGDQLLVPEHISTIKEIIKSTLSDRQVVLFSATLPEQTVNMAKELTNDAEIITVEKDETIVAGKVDHIYFMSEQRDKIRLIEKISRLDKVKGLVFVKDIGSLTVLVEKLQYNQIKVSPLHSDMNKMDRQKSIREFRDGKTPMLIATDVAARGLDIEGISHVVHYDFPKDINQYVHRSGRTGRFGASGMVISLVTEREERELKTFAKKLGMDVEMKRFHGESIVDPHVKFSGKR; encoded by the coding sequence ATGACGGAAAATCAAAAGGTAATTAAAGATCTTAAACCATTTATTGGTCAAATATGGGAAAAGGCAGGATTTAGTACTCCTACAACGATTCAGTCTTACGCAATTCCTGCGATTGTTGAAAATAAAGATGTGATTGCTCAATCACCGACAGGAACGGGTAAAACTCTCGCTTATTTATTGCCGGCACTTAACAAAATTGATCCTGAACAAAAATCAGTCCAAGCGGTTATTTTAGCTTCATCCCAGGAGCTAGTGATGCAAATTTTAAATGAACTTCAAAAATGGTCTGAAGGAAGCGGGATTCGGGGGGCTTCTTTCATAGGCGGGGCAAATGTAAAAAGACAATTAGAAAAGTTAAAAAAGCATCCGCATATTGCGGTAGGAACTCCTGGTCGGATATTGGAGTTAATCAAGCAAAAAAAGTTAAAAATGCATGAAGTAAAGACAGTGGTCCTTGATGAAGGAGATCAATTGCTTGTCCCGGAACATATTAGTACGATTAAGGAAATTATAAAATCTACATTAAGTGACCGACAAGTAGTACTCTTTTCTGCGACCTTGCCCGAACAAACGGTTAACATGGCAAAGGAACTTACGAATGATGCCGAAATTATTACAGTTGAAAAAGACGAGACGATTGTAGCCGGTAAAGTGGATCACATTTACTTTATGAGCGAACAACGTGATAAAATCAGGCTAATTGAAAAGATATCTCGTCTGGATAAAGTAAAAGGTCTCGTTTTTGTCAAAGATATTGGCAGTTTAACTGTGTTGGTGGAAAAACTTCAGTACAATCAAATAAAGGTTAGTCCTCTTCATAGTGATATGAATAAAATGGACAGGCAAAAATCAATTCGTGAATTCCGTGATGGAAAAACCCCTATGCTGATTGCAACCGATGTTGCGGCAAGAGGACTTGATATTGAAGGAATTTCCCATGTGGTCCACTATGATTTTCCAAAAGACATTAATCAGTATGTCCACCGTTCTGGGAGAACGGGAAGATTTGGGGCTAGTGGTATGGTGATTTCCTTAGTTACAGAGCGTGAAGAACGGGAATTAAAGACGTTTGCTAAAAAGCTCGGTATGGACGTTGAAATGAAACGATTCCATGGTGAAAGTATCGTCGATCCTCACGTGAAATTTTCAGGAAAAAGGTAA
- a CDS encoding sodium:alanine symporter family protein, protein MIDLLNWLSSFLWGPPTLILIVGTGLLLSFRLGFYQFSSLPYALKLAFSKNQDRTSEGDISHFQSLMTALSATIGTGNIAGVATAVVLGGPGAVFWMWMTALVGMATKYAEAILAVKYRVNKNGQMAGGPMYYIEKGLGWKWLAVLFALFGSIAAFGIGSSVQSNSVAAAVKESMGINPWITGIILTIFTALVILGGIKSIGRVTSYFVPVMAIFYVVGGLVIILMNIDMLPSALALIFKDAFTGQAVAGGAIGAVIRWGVARGVFSNEAGMGSAPIAAAAAKTDHPGRQALISMTGTFLDTIIVCSITGITLVMGGLYIGNPDLTGAALTTKTFDAMLPGGGWIVTIGIILFAYSTVLGWAYYGEKCFEYLFGTKSISVYRVVYVSTVLVGAGMNLGLVWTIADIFNALMAIPNLIGLVLLSGVVVAETRSFKKLRAEEKLQVKEPNIQA, encoded by the coding sequence ATGATAGACCTTTTAAATTGGTTAAGTAGTTTTTTATGGGGACCACCCACACTGATTTTAATCGTGGGAACTGGACTATTATTATCATTTCGTCTAGGTTTTTATCAATTTAGTAGTCTGCCATATGCATTAAAATTGGCATTTTCAAAGAACCAAGATCGAACCTCTGAAGGGGATATTTCCCACTTCCAATCCTTAATGACAGCATTATCCGCTACCATTGGGACTGGTAATATCGCTGGCGTTGCCACAGCTGTTGTTTTAGGGGGGCCAGGTGCTGTTTTTTGGATGTGGATGACCGCACTGGTAGGAATGGCCACAAAGTATGCGGAAGCGATCCTTGCTGTTAAGTACCGTGTAAATAAAAACGGTCAAATGGCAGGGGGACCCATGTATTATATTGAAAAAGGTCTAGGATGGAAATGGCTCGCTGTACTATTTGCTTTATTTGGTTCTATTGCTGCATTTGGTATTGGTAGTTCCGTTCAATCGAATTCTGTTGCTGCTGCTGTAAAGGAAAGCATGGGTATTAATCCTTGGATAACAGGTATTATTTTAACTATTTTTACAGCTTTAGTTATTCTAGGTGGAATAAAAAGTATCGGTCGAGTAACATCTTATTTTGTACCAGTTATGGCCATTTTTTATGTGGTCGGTGGGTTAGTCATTATATTGATGAATATTGATATGCTTCCAAGTGCTTTAGCCCTTATTTTTAAAGATGCCTTTACTGGTCAAGCCGTAGCAGGTGGTGCCATTGGTGCTGTCATCCGTTGGGGGGTTGCTCGCGGAGTCTTCTCGAATGAAGCGGGGATGGGTTCTGCCCCGATCGCGGCAGCTGCAGCAAAAACGGACCACCCTGGTCGTCAAGCATTAATTTCAATGACTGGAACCTTCCTTGATACGATCATCGTTTGTTCAATTACAGGGATTACCCTTGTTATGGGTGGACTGTATATTGGTAATCCTGATTTAACCGGTGCAGCTTTAACAACCAAAACATTTGATGCGATGCTACCTGGTGGCGGTTGGATTGTAACTATTGGGATTATTCTATTCGCGTATTCTACTGTGTTAGGTTGGGCCTATTATGGAGAAAAATGTTTCGAATATTTATTTGGAACAAAATCCATATCCGTTTACCGAGTCGTTTATGTTTCAACGGTTTTAGTTGGTGCTGGAATGAACTTAGGATTAGTTTGGACAATTGCCGATATATTCAACGCCCTTATGGCGATTCCGAACTTAATTGGATTAGTTCTTCTGTCTGGTGTAGTAGTTGCTGAGACAAGATCGTTTAAAAAGCTGCGTGCAGAGGAGAAATTACAAGTAAAGGAGCCGAATATTCAAGCTTAA
- a CDS encoding alkaline phosphatase PhoX, giving the protein MTEINRRKFLTYVGTGAAALTVASAGLGGLAPKVEAKGRNAANNLFGFNKKVSGLNFKPIEPTDTDDVILPKGFKYEVVAAYGDKINEAGDTFGFNCDFTQYLPINGSNHGLLWVNHEYSSDLFVQGKPAGANGKYTPEQIEQLLYVQGGSIIEVKGDRKGGWKMVTNSKYARRITGLTPFELTGPAKGSQAMENATNVQGTFANCSGGLTLWNTVLSAEENYESTSRAAGLNENHYGWIVEIDPFDPNFKVRKHTALGRFHHENAAMGLTNDGRVAVYMGDDVKDACVYKYISKNKYIESRGKANSDLLEEGTLYVANMKKGEWVAMTIENVRAAIKGKADLEAKFQTQADVLVYADEASILLGGTPTDRPEDVEISPFDKTIFIAHTNNDRHGNFHGHITRFIEDNNDLGSLTFDFEIFAAGGKQSGFSAPDNLTFDSNANLWTVTDISSGSLNKGIHKNFKNNGLFVIPTVAHKNVKEEEVGEAYQFASGPVEAEMTGPSFTPDETTLFLAVQHPGENTRDINNPTSMWPHRKGDTMPRPSVIAITGF; this is encoded by the coding sequence ATGACTGAAATTAATCGTCGTAAATTTTTAACATATGTAGGTACAGGCGCAGCGGCATTAACGGTTGCTTCTGCAGGTCTTGGGGGACTAGCTCCTAAAGTTGAAGCTAAAGGAAGAAATGCGGCAAATAACTTATTTGGTTTTAATAAGAAGGTGTCGGGTTTAAACTTTAAACCGATTGAACCAACAGATACGGATGATGTGATCCTTCCAAAAGGATTTAAATACGAAGTAGTAGCAGCATATGGAGATAAGATTAACGAGGCAGGCGATACGTTCGGATTTAACTGTGACTTTACTCAGTACTTACCAATTAATGGATCCAATCATGGACTGTTATGGGTAAACCATGAGTATTCTAGTGATCTTTTTGTACAGGGGAAACCTGCTGGGGCAAACGGTAAATATACGCCAGAACAAATCGAACAATTATTATATGTTCAAGGCGGCTCGATTATTGAGGTAAAAGGGGATCGTAAAGGCGGCTGGAAGATGGTTACAAATTCTAAATATGCCCGCCGTATAACAGGATTAACCCCATTTGAATTAACCGGTCCAGCCAAAGGTTCACAAGCTATGGAAAATGCAACAAATGTACAAGGTACTTTTGCTAACTGTTCTGGTGGTTTAACGCTATGGAACACCGTTCTTTCAGCAGAAGAAAACTATGAATCTACTAGTAGAGCTGCAGGATTAAATGAAAATCACTACGGTTGGATTGTTGAAATTGATCCGTTTGATCCAAACTTCAAGGTTCGTAAGCATACAGCATTAGGTCGTTTCCACCATGAAAATGCTGCAATGGGTCTTACTAACGATGGTCGTGTAGCAGTGTACATGGGGGATGACGTAAAAGATGCTTGTGTGTACAAATATATTAGTAAAAATAAATACATAGAATCTCGCGGAAAAGCTAATTCTGATTTATTAGAAGAAGGTACCCTTTATGTGGCAAACATGAAAAAAGGCGAATGGGTTGCCATGACGATTGAAAATGTACGAGCAGCGATTAAAGGAAAGGCTGACCTTGAAGCCAAATTCCAAACTCAAGCAGATGTTTTAGTTTATGCAGATGAAGCATCAATTTTACTTGGAGGAACACCAACTGATCGTCCAGAAGATGTTGAAATCAGCCCATTTGATAAAACAATCTTCATTGCTCATACAAATAATGATAGACATGGGAACTTCCATGGACATATTACAAGGTTCATTGAAGACAACAATGACCTTGGTTCATTAACATTTGATTTTGAAATTTTTGCTGCTGGTGGGAAGCAAAGCGGATTTAGTGCACCAGATAACTTAACTTTCGATAGCAATGCAAATTTATGGACGGTAACAGATATTTCCTCTGGAAGTTTGAATAAAGGAATCCACAAAAACTTCAAAAATAACGGATTGTTTGTTATCCCAACGGTTGCTCATAAAAACGTAAAAGAAGAGGAAGTCGGTGAAGCCTACCAATTTGCTTCAGGTCCAGTTGAAGCAGAAATGACAGGACCAAGCTTTACACCAGATGAAACAACTTTATTCTTAGCTGTTCAGCATCCAGGCGAAAATACAAGAGATATTAATAATCCCACAAGCATGTGGCCACACCGTAAAGGTGACACAATGCCAAGACCATCTGTTATTGCGATTACAGGATTTTAA
- a CDS encoding spore germination protein: MKKIHEDSKPQDALQDGFDQNVETFRGIYQKCSDVNFRSFYLFGKRQAMIIYIEGISDTEGIENYVLIPFMQETEKENQPLNELLEKRMPVSKVKKIRLIADCIESISNGNPLLLIEGEKEAYSLGLSKWEKRSIEEPVAEGGIRGPREGFNESLGIGTALLRRIIKSPALKMQSMKIGRYTSTNVVVAYIEGIADPALIDEITKRLNRIDIDGVLESAYIEELIEDNPYSPFPQIMTTERPDVACSNLLEGRVVILIDGTPFCLIAPISFFSLLQSQEDYYEHYTIATFIRWLRYLFLGMSLLFPSIYIAVLTFHQEMVPSQLLLSMASSRETVPFPAIVEVLLMEVSFEALREAGIRLPKQIGSAVSIVGALVIGQAAVQAGIVSAPMVIIVATTGIASFMIPRYTAGITIRLLRFPIMLLAASLGLLGVMMGVIAIAIHLCTLRSFGEPYLAPVAPIKRSELKDVLWRSPLWMMNKRPNFTGKMNVHRQAIEQKPGINDGKSNE, translated from the coding sequence CTGAAGAAGATACACGAGGATTCTAAACCTCAGGATGCTCTCCAAGATGGCTTTGATCAAAACGTAGAAACCTTTCGAGGAATTTATCAAAAATGTTCAGATGTCAACTTTAGATCGTTTTACCTTTTTGGGAAAAGGCAAGCAATGATCATTTATATCGAGGGGATCTCAGATACCGAAGGAATTGAAAATTATGTGTTGATCCCATTTATGCAGGAGACTGAAAAGGAGAATCAACCTTTAAATGAGCTTTTAGAGAAAAGGATGCCTGTATCTAAAGTAAAAAAGATACGCTTGATTGCTGATTGTATAGAGTCGATTTCGAATGGAAATCCACTTTTATTAATCGAGGGGGAAAAGGAGGCTTACTCGCTAGGACTTTCTAAATGGGAAAAGCGGTCAATAGAAGAGCCGGTCGCAGAAGGTGGAATTAGAGGGCCCAGGGAAGGATTTAATGAATCACTTGGGATCGGCACAGCTCTTTTAAGGAGAATTATTAAAAGTCCTGCTTTAAAAATGCAATCGATGAAAATTGGCCGCTATACGAGTACGAATGTTGTAGTAGCTTATATTGAAGGAATTGCTGATCCTGCATTAATTGACGAAATCACCAAACGGTTAAATAGAATTGACATTGATGGGGTTTTGGAAAGTGCTTACATTGAGGAATTGATCGAAGATAATCCGTATTCTCCCTTTCCGCAAATCATGACTACGGAACGACCGGATGTTGCCTGTTCCAATCTATTAGAGGGGAGAGTCGTCATTTTAATCGATGGAACCCCCTTTTGTTTAATTGCACCGATTTCTTTTTTTTCATTGCTTCAGTCCCAGGAAGATTATTATGAACACTATACAATTGCTACTTTTATTCGCTGGCTCCGTTATTTATTTTTAGGAATGTCCCTACTGTTCCCATCCATTTATATAGCCGTTTTGACCTTTCATCAAGAAATGGTACCTAGTCAACTTCTACTTTCTATGGCGTCTTCTCGAGAAACGGTTCCTTTTCCTGCCATTGTTGAGGTTTTACTAATGGAAGTATCATTTGAAGCATTACGGGAGGCGGGAATCCGCTTGCCTAAACAAATTGGCTCCGCGGTTAGTATTGTTGGGGCTCTAGTAATTGGGCAGGCTGCTGTTCAGGCGGGAATTGTTTCAGCACCTATGGTCATTATTGTAGCCACTACCGGAATTGCTTCCTTTATGATCCCACGGTATACAGCGGGAATTACGATTCGATTGCTCCGTTTTCCGATCATGCTACTTGCTGCTAGTTTAGGGTTGTTAGGTGTCATGATGGGAGTGATTGCCATTGCTATCCATTTATGCACATTGCGATCATTTGGGGAACCATATTTAGCTCCAGTGGCACCGATAAAAAGAAGTGAGTTGAAAGATGTCCTTTGGAGATCTCCATTGTGGATGATGAACAAACGCCCAAATTTTACTGGGAAAATGAACGTACATCGTCAAGCGATTGAACAGAAACCAGGTATAAATGATGGGAAAAGTAATGAATAA
- the tatA gene encoding twin-arginine translocase TatA/TatE family subunit, whose translation MLTNIGVPGLILIIVLALIIFGPKKLPELGRAVGTTLKEFKRSAKDLVDDDDDSEEKGENKEIKRIK comes from the coding sequence ATGCTAACCAATATTGGTGTACCTGGTTTGATCTTAATTATTGTCCTTGCGTTAATCATTTTCGGTCCAAAAAAATTACCAGAACTAGGCAGAGCGGTTGGAACTACTTTGAAAGAATTCAAACGTTCTGCAAAGGACTTAGTGGATGATGATGACGATTCTGAGGAAAAAGGCGAAAACAAAGAAATAAAAAGAATTAAGTAA
- a CDS encoding Ger(x)C family spore germination protein produces METDNSKRIRWIPLLLISFSLLFLTGCWDRTEVNDLAIVTGAAIDQKEDDEIELSIQVFVPKAISSGGGQGSGGGGGKITYTASQRGKNIADALSKLQGKFPREIFWGQCKVFIFGEELAKKGIRKQMDFLLRHPEPRERAVVFISEGKAKAILELQPNLERYSAEVIKEILNYRIGLEKTVKDVDEMLSYISSAASIPFVTIKTQQSSEGKSIKYVHIDGAAIFKKDKMVGTISEADTRGVLWLRDEIKGYTVNVEIEGEIVSLNPVSALVHITPTIQGDKWKMDVRIDTEGAIVQNETKIAFQDEKTLKKLEQGYQESIETRIKEVLYLMQHKLNADIAEFSKEYYRKYPKQKKRIEDQWDQIFPNIEVSINVNARIRRNGYINKPGATTQEEVKQW; encoded by the coding sequence TTGGAGACGGATAATTCAAAACGTATACGCTGGATCCCTCTTCTTCTTATCTCTTTTTCACTTCTTTTCTTAACTGGTTGCTGGGACCGAACGGAAGTAAATGACTTAGCAATTGTAACAGGGGCAGCGATTGATCAAAAAGAGGATGATGAAATAGAATTATCGATCCAAGTATTTGTTCCGAAAGCAATAAGTAGTGGTGGCGGTCAAGGCAGTGGAGGCGGAGGTGGCAAGATTACCTATACCGCGTCTCAAAGGGGAAAAAATATTGCAGACGCTCTATCCAAGCTTCAAGGAAAATTTCCTCGGGAAATTTTTTGGGGACAATGTAAAGTTTTTATATTTGGTGAGGAATTAGCAAAGAAAGGGATTCGTAAACAAATGGACTTTTTGTTGCGTCATCCAGAGCCAAGGGAAAGAGCGGTTGTTTTTATTAGTGAAGGAAAAGCAAAGGCGATCCTTGAATTACAACCAAATTTAGAAAGATATTCAGCTGAAGTCATAAAAGAAATATTAAATTATCGTATTGGACTAGAGAAAACAGTAAAGGATGTAGATGAAATGCTATCATATATTTCATCAGCTGCATCGATACCTTTTGTTACAATTAAAACTCAACAGTCAAGTGAAGGTAAATCTATTAAATATGTACATATTGATGGGGCTGCTATTTTTAAAAAAGATAAAATGGTTGGAACAATTTCTGAAGCGGATACAAGAGGAGTGTTGTGGCTAAGGGATGAAATTAAAGGCTATACCGTTAACGTTGAAATTGAAGGTGAAATAGTATCATTAAATCCAGTTTCAGCACTTGTACACATAACCCCTACGATTCAAGGTGATAAATGGAAAATGGATGTAAGGATCGATACAGAAGGGGCGATTGTTCAAAATGAAACCAAAATTGCCTTTCAGGATGAAAAAACGTTAAAAAAACTAGAACAAGGTTATCAGGAAAGTATTGAAACGCGTATTAAAGAGGTATTGTATCTCATGCAGCATAAGTTAAATGCAGATATTGCTGAATTTTCAAAAGAATATTATCGGAAATATCCAAAACAAAAGAAAAGGATTGAAGACCAATGGGATCAAATTTTTCCAAATATAGAAGTGAGTATAAACGTTAATGCCCGTATTCGCAGAAACGGTTATATCAATAAACCAGGGGCAACGACACAGGAAGAGGTGAAACAATGGTAA
- a CDS encoding MFS transporter — protein MVDKRIAKRNLRIMWFANFFVGASMTMVLPFISLYIDSFGDFSDTYVQQWAGWTFAVTFLTAFLFAPIWGKIGDKFGRKKILIFSGVGLASSLFLMGFVTSVWQLFLLRLFSGIFTGFIPTSQAYISTQTPKEVAGRALGTLQTGNITGSLMGPLLGGMLADAVGFSTSFKLTSFLILISACLVFTTKEFKLGTKQELTKSYSSMEVIKRIIHNPIMVTVLLLSTLIQVANFSIQPILSLFVNELHGDNNLAFFSGMAFSAAGLGSLLMAKRWGGLGDRYGYVKILIILLFAAGLIYLPGAFITDYWQLLVIRFLLGITLGGLIPLRVAYIRQEAPIAVQGEVLGYNTSLQFLGNLIGPSMGGIISGHFGFSSVFFTTSGLLVIGGGILFTSVHHHRKKVKESVKAS, from the coding sequence ATGGTAGACAAGAGAATCGCAAAGCGAAATTTAAGGATTATGTGGTTCGCAAACTTTTTCGTTGGTGCTAGTATGACAATGGTTCTTCCCTTCATCTCCTTATATATTGATTCATTCGGGGACTTTTCAGATACTTATGTTCAACAATGGGCAGGTTGGACGTTTGCAGTTACTTTTCTAACTGCTTTTTTATTTGCACCAATTTGGGGGAAAATTGGTGATAAATTTGGACGTAAAAAGATCCTTATTTTTTCAGGGGTAGGTCTAGCATCCTCCCTGTTTTTAATGGGATTTGTTACATCAGTCTGGCAACTGTTTTTATTAAGGCTTTTTTCTGGCATTTTTACTGGGTTTATTCCCACTTCTCAAGCCTATATTTCAACACAAACACCAAAGGAAGTCGCAGGCCGGGCACTTGGCACATTACAAACAGGTAATATTACTGGAAGTTTAATGGGACCTTTACTCGGTGGAATGTTAGCTGATGCCGTTGGCTTTTCAACATCATTTAAACTAACCTCTTTTCTCATCTTAATTTCAGCTTGTCTTGTGTTTACTACGAAGGAATTTAAGTTAGGTACGAAGCAAGAGTTGACCAAAAGTTACTCAAGTATGGAAGTAATCAAGCGGATTATTCATAATCCTATCATGGTTACCGTATTGCTTCTTTCTACCTTAATTCAAGTAGCTAACTTTAGTATCCAACCTATTCTCTCATTATTTGTTAATGAACTTCATGGGGACAACAATCTTGCCTTTTTCTCAGGAATGGCTTTCTCTGCTGCGGGATTAGGAAGCTTGTTAATGGCAAAACGCTGGGGCGGACTTGGAGACCGATATGGATATGTAAAAATTTTGATCATCCTTTTATTTGCTGCAGGTCTCATTTATCTTCCAGGGGCCTTTATTACCGATTACTGGCAACTCCTAGTCATTCGATTTTTGTTGGGAATTACATTAGGCGGCCTTATTCCGCTTCGAGTGGCCTATATTCGTCAAGAGGCTCCGATTGCAGTACAAGGAGAGGTTCTCGGTTATAACACCAGCCTTCAATTTCTAGGTAATCTGATTGGTCCTTCAATGGGTGGAATAATTTCCGGACATTTTGGCTTCTCATCTGTGTTCTTTACGACAAGCGGTTTGCTTGTAATTGGTGGGGGTATCCTATTTACATCTGTTCATCATCATAGGAAGAAAGTGAAAGAATCAGTAAAGGCGAGTTAA